The Terriglobus sp. TAA 43 sequence CTGGGCGATTCTTTTGGCTGTATCAAAGTCATGCTGCTGTGGTTCCTTCATCGTGCTCAAAACACCACCTAAAAAAGTCATGGAAGCAAAACGTTATACCTCTGAAACACAACATCGCGCTGAAAGTTTTCAGCGCGATGCGTTTAAGCCTTTTGCTGGATGAAAAACGTTTAGTGGGTTGTGAGACGACTCTGCAGAAGTGAGTGGAGGAACGGCTGTGCCTGTTGCATGGCTCCGCTCACGCTGATTCCATATTTCTCGCGTAGAGCATCTACCTTGCCGTGCTCGATGAACTGATCGGGCCATCCGATGCGAACCACAGGTGTGTTGATCTCTGCGGCATTCAACGCTTCGAGCACTGCGGAACCATAGCCGCCGGCCAACACATGGTCTTCGAACGTGACGACGAGACCGCAGGTGCGGCCGTAACGCTCGACGCATTCGCGGTCGATGGGCTTCACGAAGCGCGGATTGATGACGGCTACGCTGAGGCCGAGGCCACGTAGTTGTGCGGCCATCTCTTTTGCCATGGGAAGAAGTGCGCCCAGGCCAAAGATGGCAACGTCAGAACCTTCTTCGATAACTTCCGCTTTGCCGATTTCAAGTGCCGCTGGCTGTGCTTTCACAGCGGTTCCAGGGCCTGTGCCACGTGGATAGCGGATGGCGGATGGGCCGTTGTGCAGGAGCGCAGTCTGCATCATGTCTGCGAGTTCGTCTTCGTCCTTGGGCACCATGTGCACGAGGTTCGGGATGCAGCGCAGGTAGCTGATGTCGAAAAGGCCGTGGTGCGTTGGGCCGTCGTCGCCACTAAGGCCACCTCGATCCATACAGAAGACCACAGGGAGTTCCTGTAACGCGACGTCGTGCACGATCGGATCGAAGGCGCGCTGAAGGAACGTGGAGTAGATGGCACAGAAGGGCTTGTAGCCCTTGGTGGCCATGCCTGCGGCGAAGATTACCGCGTGCTCTTCTGCGATACCCACGTCGAAGTAGCGGCCGGGGTGAAAGGGGCGGAAGAGATCAAGCGCTGTGCCGTTGGGCATAGCTGCGGTGATGGCAACGACCTTCGGGTCGCTGTTGGCCAGTTTGACCATTGTTTCCGCAAAGATTTCGGAGTAGGTCTTCTGGCCGGTGGCGCTTGTTTCGCCGGTCTCAGGATCGTAGGGCCCGAGGCCGTGGAACTTCTTCTGCTTGTCCATGGCGGGCTGGAAGCCGCGGCCCTTCTGCGTGAGTGCGTGCAGCACCACGGGCTTGTTCTGCGCCTTGAGAAACTGGAAGGTGGCAACGAGGAGCGGAAGATCGTGGCCGTCGATGGGGCCGTAGTAATCCAGACCAAACTCTTCAAAGAGCATGGACGGACCGAGCAGGCCTTTGACGCTCTCCTCTGCCTTGCGCTGCAGATGCTTCGCGGTCTTGCCACCGAAGCGTTCGATCAGCTCCGATGCACGGTCGTGCAGATACGTGAAGCGCGGGTGCGTGACGATCTTGTGGAAGTAGCCGGCGATGGCGCCGACATTCTTGTCGATGGACCACTCGTTATCGTTCAGCACGATGATGAGGCGCTTGGTCTGCGCGGCCACGTTGTTTAGCGCTTCGTAGCTGATGCCGCAGGTGAATGCTGCATCGCCCGCGAGCGCTACGATGTGTTCGCTGCCACCGTTGAGATCACGTGCGACGGCCATGCCCAGGGCGGCGCTGAGTGCGGTTCCCGCGTGGCCTGCGCCGAAGCTGTCGTGCTCACTCTCGGTGCGGAGCATGAAGCCGTTTAGTCCGCCCGGTTGGCGGATGGTGTCAAAGCGATCTTCGCGGCCGGTGAGCAGTTTGTGGACGTATGCCTGGTGGCTGACGTCGAAGACGAACGAATCCTTCGGCGTGTCAAAAACATAGTGCATGGCGACGGTGAGTTCCACCACGCCGAGGTTGGGCCCAATGTGGCCGCCGGTGCGCGCTACGCTTTGGATAAGGCGTTCACGAATCTCCTGCGCCAGTTCCGTCAGTTGCGGAATGGTCAGTTTCTTTACGTCGGCCGGAGATTTGATCGTCGAGAGGTGGTCGCTCATGTTTCCTTGCGGATAGGACGCTGCCACACGCGACGGGGTATCCGCCGTAGACAGCGAATATTTCCGCCTTACTGATTGTAATTATTCCTGCATCCCAGCGATAACGGCAGGGGTGGCAGGCTCCTCAAACAGGACTCCCTCCCAGCGCGCGACCACGGCAGACGCCAGGCAGTTGCCGACCACGTTGATGGCGGTACGGCCCATGTCCATGAGCGCGTCGATACCCAGCAGGACGAGAATGGGCTCGCTGGGGAGACGCAGAGTGCCTGCGGTGGCCAGCAGGACCACGAGTACGGCACGCGGCACACCGGCCACGCCCTTGGACGCGAGCATGAGCGTGCCCATCATGAAGATCTGCGTGCCGAAGCCGAGTGGGACGTTTGCCACCTGCGCCACGAAGACCATCGCCATGGCGAGGTACAGCGTAGAGCCGTCGAGGTTAAAGGAGTAGCCCGCGGGAATGACGAATGACAGGATGCGGCGCGGGACGCCGAATGCCTCCATCTCTTCCATGGCGCGTGGGAGGGCGGCTTCGCTGGTTGCGGTGGCGAATGCGATGGCGGCGGGGCCGGAGAGATGCCTCAACAAGCGCCTCAACGGCAGTTTCGCTAGCAGCGCTACCGGCAACAGGACGCAGAAGATGAACACCAGCAGGGCTGCGTAAAAGACCAGCAGCAGTTTGCCGAGATGAACCAGTACTCCCGGCCCCATCTTTGCGATGGTGTACGCCATAGCCGACATGACACCCAGCGGAGCCGTGTACATGACGATGTTAGTGAAACGAAACATGGTTTCACTGAGACCTTCGGTCAGACGAAGGACTGGCTCTGCTTTATCGCGGGGTGTCATGGCCAGCGCCATGCCGAAGATGGCTGCAAAGACCGCCACCTGCAACACCTGTCCCTCTGCGATGGACTTGGCGAGGTTCTCCGGGAAGACGTGTTCCAGAAACTCCTGCCAGTGCATCGGTGCGGCGGAAGGCACCGATCCCGCAAGTTCCGCAGGCAACGCGAGACCTACGCCCGCCTTCGAAATGTTTGCCGCAGCAAGGCCGACTACAAGCGCGATGGTGGTGAGCACTTCAAAGTACAACAGGCTCTTCCATCCCATGCGGCCAACGCTCTTCAGGTCGCCGTGGCCAGCAATGCCGCTGATGAGTGTGGCAAGAATCAGCGGCGCCACGATGGTCTTTACGAGTCGCAGGAAGATGTTGGAGAGGAAGTGTGATCCGATGGCAATGGAAGGTGCATCTAGCCCCAGTTCGACACCGGCGACCATGCCCACGACGATCCAGGGTGTGAGGCGCGGGCGGATAAACGTTGCCCATGCTGCCAGTAACAGAACACCGCCGACACGCAGCACCAGACCGACGGTATGCGCCGTGCCGCTCGAAGAAACAAGTGCAAAGCCCACCGTAAGAGCCAATGCGGAAAGCACCCACAATGCAATTTCTATGCGGATGGAACGCATGGAGGTATTCAGACTGTTATCGGAGGGCATCCCCCACACTCTACCTGTTTCCGGCCGCTGCGGGTAAAGTGAAACATTGAGGATTTCCATGCTGAAGACGATTTCCGGATTCGCACTGCTTCTTCTCTTGCCTTTAACGGCAGCGGCACAGCTTGATCCTCTGTCGAAGAAGGCGCCGACGAACAATCCTGTGACACAGCCCACACTGTCGCCCGGGACCGTTGAATTGCTCGTACTGGATTCAAAGTTCAGCGATGAGACTGCGAAGGGAGGCGGCAAGGTGTTCTCAAGCTGGTTTGCCGACGATGCCCTGACGCTGAATAACGGCAAGCAACCGACCTACGGCAAAGCGAACATTGCCGCGTCAGCTAACTGGAATCCCAGCGAATACGAATTGAAATGGCAGCCGCTGGGCGCGCAGATGGGCCCGAGCGGCGACATGGGATTTACATGGGGCCACTACGATGGTCACGGCAAGGATAAGAATGGCGCGGAGGTTGTACTCTCTGGCCGATACATCACCGTCTGGAAGAAGATCAACGGCCAATGGAAGGTGGCGCTCGATGCCAGCGCGAACGAACCCGCAGATGCGGGAGAATGCTGCAGACTGCCCAAACCATAAGACCGACTGATGACGATAACCGGACTTCAACGCGATCCCAGGTCACGCTCCACGGTTCTGCCGGAGGAACGGCGGCTGCAGTCACTGGAACGGCTGGAAATTAACAGCCTGCCCGAACCTGCGCTGGACGAGATGACACAGCTGTTGGCGCAGATATGCGATACGAGCGCCGCTGCCATTTCATTCGTAGAGCGCGATCGTGTGTGGTTCAAGTCGCGCGTGGGGCTGCCTTCGCGCACCATGCCTCGGCTGGACGCTCCGTGCGATGAGACGGTGCTGGGCGATGACATTTTTCAGATTCCCGATGCCGCAAATGACGGGCACTATCCAGACGGCTACATCCCGGTCGGCAATATTGCGTATCGCTTCTACGCGGGCGCACCGTTGCGCACGGCCGATGGGCAGGTGGTTGGGACGCTTTGCGTGTTTGACGAAGAACCGCGGCTGTTAAACGAGATGGAAGCAGCCACACTGCGTGTGATGGCGCGGCAGGTGATGACACGGCTGGAGCTGAACCTGACCACACGCATGGCTGACCGTGATGCTCGTTCGCGACAGCGTGTGGAGTCGGCGCTGACAGTCGAGCGCAACTTCGTATCTGCTGTGTTGGATACAGTGGGCGCGCTTGTGGTGGTGTTGGATACTGCCGGACGCATCGTGCGCTTCAATCGCATCTGCGAAACGATTTCCGGGCTTTCACTGAGCGATGTCGTTGGACGTGCGGAGTGGGACACGCTAGTGCCACCGGAAGACCGCGAGGCGAACATTGCAACGTATCAGCAATTGCGCGATGGACACTTCCCCTTTGCTTATGAGAATCGCTGGCTCACGCGCGATGGCTCCATTCGTCGTATTCAATGGACTGCGACCGCACTGCCTGATGTTCAGGGCGAAGTAGCCTTTCTGATTGCGACGGGTATAGATGTCACACTGCAACGCGAGGCCGAACTGACGCTGCGTGAGAGCGAGGCTCGCTACCGCACCTTGATTGAAGGTTCACTCGGCGCTGTGTTCACGCATGCGATGGATGGAACGCTGATCTCCATCAACACCTATGGTGCAGAGCACCTGGGCTATGTGATGGAGGAGATGACGAACCGTTCTCTGACAGACTTCATGCCGATACGACACCAGAAGACATTTGAAGATTATCTTCATACGCTGGGTGAAACGGGTGAGGCGCAAGGAACCTTCGAGTTCAGCCATCGTGATGGTGAAGTACGCGTGCTGGCCTATCGCAACCGCCTGATTGAAGCCAGCACTCGCGAGCACTATGCGCTATGTTTCGCCGTTGACATCACCGAAAAAGTTCACGCCGAAGAACGTCTTTCTGCACTGACCCGGCAATCCAATTCGATTCTGGATTCCGTTGGCGATGGCATCTTCGGCACGGATCTGAATGGCATCACCACCGTGTGCAATCCTGCTGCGGCGCAGATGCTGGGATATCGTCCAGATGAGATTGAAAGCAAGATCCTGGGACAAAGTCTGCACGCGTTGACGCATCATACGCACGCGGATGGATCGCCGTATGCAGAGAGCGATTGCCCGATCCTCAACTCCACCCATGATTCGAAGACGGTACGTGTGAGCAGGGATGTTTTCTGGCGGAAAGATGGGACCAGCTTTCCAGTGGAGTATGTCGCCTGCCCCATGGTGGATAACGGTAGAGCAACGGGCATTGTGGTGGCGTTCACGGATACAACAGAACGACGCGCGCTGGATCGCATGAAGGACGAATTCGTCTCCACCGTGTCGCATGAACTTCGTACACCGTTGACGAGTATGCGTGCATCGCTTGGACTGATTGCTTCAGGCGCGTTGAAAACACGCCCCGAAAAAGCAGAGCAGATGCTGGGCATCGCCATTGGGAACACGGATCGATTAGTGAATTTGGTGAACGATATTCTGGAACTGGAACGCATCGGTTCCGGTAAAGCAGAACTGCATTCGGGCGACGTCAATGTGTACCTATTGATGCATCGTGCGACCGATCTGCTCAGCGGTATGGCCGCCAAACATAACATCCGCTTCACCTATGGCGAGCCGGGCGTGCACGTGTGGGCGGATAGTGATCGCATTCTGCAATTGCTTACAAATCTGCTCTCCAACGCCATTAAGTTCTCGCCTAGCGGTGGCGAGATCCACATGGAAGCGCACTACAGCGCCCCGGGAGAGGCCACGATTGAAGTGCGAGACCACGGTCGCGGCATTCCCAGCGACAAACTGGAACTGATCTTTGGGCGTTTTCAGCAGGTGGATGCTTCGGATGCGCGTGTGATGGGTGGCACGGGACTGGGACTGGCCATCTGCCGCAGCATCGTTTCACAGCACGGTGGACATATCTGGGCTGAGAGCAAACTGGGCAGCGGCGCCCGGTTCCTGTTCACACTTCCTACGGAACCGAGCAGCCATCTGCACAAGTAGATTCGTTAGCTTAGCGAACGATTACTCCTCGTCCTTCTCTTTCAACTTGGCCACCACGCTGAAGTCTTCGAGTGTCGTGGTGTCGCCCTTCACATCGCCCGTCGCAGCCAGTTCGCGCAGCAGACGGCGCATGATCTTGCCTGAACGCGTCTTTGGTAGCGCCTGCGTGAAACGGATTTCATCAGGACGCGCAAGCGCACCGATCTCCTTGGCGACGAATTTCTTCAACTCATCTGCAAGCGCCTTGTCGACTTCGATTCCGTCTTCAACGGAAACGAAAGCAACGATGCCTTCACCTTTCAAATCATCGGGGCGCCCGACGACAGCCGCCTCGGTGACCTTGGTGTGCGCGACGAGAGCCGATTCAATTTCCATGGTGCCCAGGCGATGTCCGCTGACGTTCAACACGTCATCCACACGGCCCATCAGCCAGAAGTAGCCATCTTCATCGCGACGAGCGCCATCCCCTGTGAAGTAGCTGCCGGGAATTTCGCTCCAGTAAGCGGCCTGATAGCGCTCCGGATTGCCATAGATCGTGCGAGCCATCGCAGGCCAAGGTT is a genomic window containing:
- a CDS encoding DUF4440 domain-containing protein, which encodes MLKTISGFALLLLLPLTAAAQLDPLSKKAPTNNPVTQPTLSPGTVELLVLDSKFSDETAKGGGKVFSSWFADDALTLNNGKQPTYGKANIAASANWNPSEYELKWQPLGAQMGPSGDMGFTWGHYDGHGKDKNGAEVVLSGRYITVWKKINGQWKVALDASANEPADAGECCRLPKP
- a CDS encoding dicarboxylate/amino acid:cation symporter produces the protein MPSDNSLNTSMRSIRIEIALWVLSALALTVGFALVSSSGTAHTVGLVLRVGGVLLLAAWATFIRPRLTPWIVVGMVAGVELGLDAPSIAIGSHFLSNIFLRLVKTIVAPLILATLISGIAGHGDLKSVGRMGWKSLLYFEVLTTIALVVGLAAANISKAGVGLALPAELAGSVPSAAPMHWQEFLEHVFPENLAKSIAEGQVLQVAVFAAIFGMALAMTPRDKAEPVLRLTEGLSETMFRFTNIVMYTAPLGVMSAMAYTIAKMGPGVLVHLGKLLLVFYAALLVFIFCVLLPVALLAKLPLRRLLRHLSGPAAIAFATATSEAALPRAMEEMEAFGVPRRILSFVIPAGYSFNLDGSTLYLAMAMVFVAQVANVPLGFGTQIFMMGTLMLASKGVAGVPRAVLVVLLATAGTLRLPSEPILVLLGIDALMDMGRTAINVVGNCLASAVVARWEGVLFEEPATPAVIAGMQE
- a CDS encoding PAS domain S-box protein, translated to MTITGLQRDPRSRSTVLPEERRLQSLERLEINSLPEPALDEMTQLLAQICDTSAAAISFVERDRVWFKSRVGLPSRTMPRLDAPCDETVLGDDIFQIPDAANDGHYPDGYIPVGNIAYRFYAGAPLRTADGQVVGTLCVFDEEPRLLNEMEAATLRVMARQVMTRLELNLTTRMADRDARSRQRVESALTVERNFVSAVLDTVGALVVVLDTAGRIVRFNRICETISGLSLSDVVGRAEWDTLVPPEDREANIATYQQLRDGHFPFAYENRWLTRDGSIRRIQWTATALPDVQGEVAFLIATGIDVTLQREAELTLRESEARYRTLIEGSLGAVFTHAMDGTLISINTYGAEHLGYVMEEMTNRSLTDFMPIRHQKTFEDYLHTLGETGEAQGTFEFSHRDGEVRVLAYRNRLIEASTREHYALCFAVDITEKVHAEERLSALTRQSNSILDSVGDGIFGTDLNGITTVCNPAAAQMLGYRPDEIESKILGQSLHALTHHTHADGSPYAESDCPILNSTHDSKTVRVSRDVFWRKDGTSFPVEYVACPMVDNGRATGIVVAFTDTTERRALDRMKDEFVSTVSHELRTPLTSMRASLGLIASGALKTRPEKAEQMLGIAIGNTDRLVNLVNDILELERIGSGKAELHSGDVNVYLLMHRATDLLSGMAAKHNIRFTYGEPGVHVWADSDRILQLLTNLLSNAIKFSPSGGEIHMEAHYSAPGEATIEVRDHGRGIPSDKLELIFGRFQQVDASDARVMGGTGLGLAICRSIVSQHGGHIWAESKLGSGARFLFTLPTEPSSHLHK
- the dxs gene encoding 1-deoxy-D-xylulose-5-phosphate synthase; translated protein: MSDHLSTIKSPADVKKLTIPQLTELAQEIRERLIQSVARTGGHIGPNLGVVELTVAMHYVFDTPKDSFVFDVSHQAYVHKLLTGREDRFDTIRQPGGLNGFMLRTESEHDSFGAGHAGTALSAALGMAVARDLNGGSEHIVALAGDAAFTCGISYEALNNVAAQTKRLIIVLNDNEWSIDKNVGAIAGYFHKIVTHPRFTYLHDRASELIERFGGKTAKHLQRKAEESVKGLLGPSMLFEEFGLDYYGPIDGHDLPLLVATFQFLKAQNKPVVLHALTQKGRGFQPAMDKQKKFHGLGPYDPETGETSATGQKTYSEIFAETMVKLANSDPKVVAITAAMPNGTALDLFRPFHPGRYFDVGIAEEHAVIFAAGMATKGYKPFCAIYSTFLQRAFDPIVHDVALQELPVVFCMDRGGLSGDDGPTHHGLFDISYLRCIPNLVHMVPKDEDELADMMQTALLHNGPSAIRYPRGTGPGTAVKAQPAALEIGKAEVIEEGSDVAIFGLGALLPMAKEMAAQLRGLGLSVAVINPRFVKPIDRECVERYGRTCGLVVTFEDHVLAGGYGSAVLEALNAAEINTPVVRIGWPDQFIEHGKVDALREKYGISVSGAMQQAQPFLHSLLQSRLTTH